One region of Megalopta genalis isolate 19385.01 chromosome 15, iyMegGena1_principal, whole genome shotgun sequence genomic DNA includes:
- the LOC117228528 gene encoding venom peptide BmKAPI isoform X1, which yields MNRFVAIAFVVLFLCLTQMPDEVLTAPADPSNSTEGSIECRKHEEPTDCVSCSPSCERLIPGKCNGPLCRPGCKCSFGFYKDSDGDCVSILGCVIDFMKSRKEWSVFDFVNTAKQLQSK from the exons ATGAATCGATTCGTCGCGATCGCATTCGTCGTGCTGTTTCTTTGTTTGACGC AGATGCCAGATGAGGTTCTAACTGCCCCAGCAGATCCATCGAATTCTACCG AGGGTTCGATCGAATGTCGTAAACACGAGGAACCCACGGATTGCGTCTCGTGTTCGCCGAGTTGTGAACGCCTTATACCTGGAAAGTGTAATGGACCG TTGTGCAGACCGGGCTGCAAGTGCAGCTTCGGCTTCTACAAGGACAGCGACGGTGACTGCGTCTCGATCTTAGGTTGCGTAATCGACTTCATGAAAAGCCGAAAGGAATGGTCGGTGTTCGATTTCGTGAACACTGCGAAACAGCTACAGAGCAAGTGA
- the LOC117228519 gene encoding venom metalloprotease inhibitor has protein sequence MLKLSIVCFVAIAVLLSSTSAEVLNCNGPNEEYACGSACQRRCDSLNEPCMIVNIKCNDACYCKEGFARNCRDICIPIDSCSHKKCMWRNPYFGKLIG, from the exons ATGTTGAAATTGTCGATCGTCTGTTTCGTCGCCATCGCGGTGCTTCTCTCCT CGACCTCGGCGGAGGTACTAAACTGTAATGGACCCAACGAGGAATATGCCTGCGGATCTGCCTGTCAAAGGAGGTGCGACTCCTTGAACGAGCCGTGTATGATCGTGAACATT AAGTGCAACGACGCATGCTACTGCAAGGAAGGCTTCGCCAGGAACTGCAGGGACATCTGCATCCCCATAGATTCGTGCAGCCATAAGAAATGCATGTGGCGTAACCCGTACTTCGGCAAGCTCATAGGATAA
- the LOC117228528 gene encoding venom peptide CtAPI isoform X2 produces the protein MISAKMPDEVLTAPADPSNSTEGSIECRKHEEPTDCVSCSPSCERLIPGKCNGPLCRPGCKCSFGFYKDSDGDCVSILGCVIDFMKSRKEWSVFDFVNTAKQLQSK, from the exons AGATGCCAGATGAGGTTCTAACTGCCCCAGCAGATCCATCGAATTCTACCG AGGGTTCGATCGAATGTCGTAAACACGAGGAACCCACGGATTGCGTCTCGTGTTCGCCGAGTTGTGAACGCCTTATACCTGGAAAGTGTAATGGACCG TTGTGCAGACCGGGCTGCAAGTGCAGCTTCGGCTTCTACAAGGACAGCGACGGTGACTGCGTCTCGATCTTAGGTTGCGTAATCGACTTCATGAAAAGCCGAAAGGAATGGTCGGTGTTCGATTTCGTGAACACTGCGAAACAGCTACAGAGCAAGTGA